From Deinococcus aquaticus, one genomic window encodes:
- a CDS encoding tetratricopeptide repeat protein, with product MIDVATTWQQVCAALAGGDYDAAFSILEAAMQEARKPERARLALYLGSVHALYGDSALAEIGAALREARTLDPAVRADPLHLALIAELDARTHGPDATAPAQAVRDAADPLARFHAMCALALAEKPQEALDLHLPIADLPVHLRWRLRSWEADAHEQLGQTTEAVNLYAEAAHHAEGLNRAVMLQEQAALLLQEGQSEAANAALNQARPLYPAHPPQDDLEELSLNLATWHYLRAQTLLNLGQPDTAHDMIREAARLEAQYGDPSYGVALVRGQVLTHLGQQEQAITAFETALALATETDRPYANHELGVALLDLDRPVEAREKLEAVLNEPEYPYLPEVLADVAECDYRLGRLQEAQLAAEQALAQGAVVPASLVLGSVALDYFQLDEALEHYQRVIREAAPDSRDWIAAHQMATDVMAQQGFPDPAAAYAHAQQALTHTPESDDWHGTLIEHMRRAEALMAEKGGSGGRMLN from the coding sequence ATGATTGACGTGGCCACCACCTGGCAGCAAGTCTGCGCGGCACTCGCGGGCGGCGACTACGACGCGGCCTTTTCCATCCTGGAGGCCGCCATGCAGGAAGCCCGCAAACCCGAACGCGCCCGGCTGGCCCTGTACCTGGGCAGCGTGCACGCCCTGTACGGCGACTCGGCCCTCGCCGAGATCGGCGCGGCGCTGCGCGAGGCCCGCACCCTCGACCCGGCCGTGCGCGCCGACCCGCTGCACCTCGCGCTGATCGCGGAACTCGACGCCCGCACCCACGGCCCGGACGCCACCGCGCCCGCGCAGGCCGTGCGGGACGCTGCCGACCCGCTGGCCCGCTTTCACGCCATGTGCGCCCTGGCCCTGGCCGAGAAACCGCAGGAGGCGCTGGACCTGCACCTTCCCATCGCGGATCTGCCTGTGCACCTGCGCTGGCGGCTGCGGTCCTGGGAGGCCGACGCGCACGAGCAACTGGGCCAGACGACCGAGGCCGTCAACCTGTACGCCGAGGCCGCGCACCACGCCGAGGGCCTGAACCGCGCCGTGATGCTTCAGGAACAGGCGGCGCTGCTGCTGCAAGAAGGCCAGTCGGAAGCCGCGAACGCCGCGCTGAACCAGGCCCGTCCCCTGTACCCCGCGCATCCCCCGCAGGACGATCTGGAAGAACTCAGCCTGAACCTCGCCACCTGGCACTACCTGCGCGCCCAGACTCTCCTGAACCTCGGGCAGCCCGACACGGCGCACGACATGATCCGCGAGGCCGCCCGCCTGGAAGCGCAGTACGGCGACCCCAGTTACGGCGTGGCCCTGGTGCGCGGTCAGGTCCTGACCCACCTGGGCCAGCAGGAGCAGGCCATCACCGCCTTCGAGACGGCGCTGGCCCTGGCGACCGAAACGGACCGCCCCTACGCCAACCACGAACTGGGCGTGGCCCTGCTGGACCTCGACCGGCCCGTCGAGGCCCGCGAGAAACTCGAGGCGGTCCTGAACGAACCCGAGTACCCCTACCTGCCCGAGGTCCTGGCCGACGTGGCCGAATGCGATTACCGCCTGGGCCGCCTGCAGGAAGCGCAACTGGCGGCCGAGCAGGCCCTGGCGCAGGGGGCCGTGGTGCCCGCCAGTCTGGTGCTGGGCAGCGTCGCCCTGGATTACTTCCAGCTGGACGAGGCGCTCGAACACTACCAGCGCGTGATCCGCGAGGCCGCCCCCGACAGCCGCGACTGGATCGCCGCGCACCAGATGGCCACCGACGTGATGGCCCAGCAGGGCTTCCCGGACCCCGCCGCCGCCTACGCCCACGCGCAGCAGGCCCTGACCCACACGCCGGAAAGTGACGACTGGCACGGCACGCTGATCGAGCACATGCGCCGCGCCGAGGCGCTGATGGCCGAGAAGGGCGGCAGCGGCGGCCGCATGCTGAACTGA
- a CDS encoding WD40 repeat domain-containing protein — MKITALFLSAALSLSTAASALTLTPAQVYTVPGADTQFAAFLPGGRVAVNADNGILILDSKLRTTTGFYSLQGSIEGLAVSPDGTRVAAMNTRQWTVWDVATGREVRSGETAYDATLAFDAQGALLMLNDGTLTRLDLGTGRRSDLMGGGDLYSVAVSPDGTRAALAFEDRVQFMTLADRKVLAESPLTEEPGVLGASFSPDGQAVAVRTGSEALVLRAGQAQAVSLEGGEDLDPQEDSLLFLSDTDLLAVSYGEAQRIDPQTGRASGEPFMLDADGPLVTGPGGELLTLGGQVALLDPQDLEAPATQANILPSSNAWTGAFVGNVPHAGLGRFLNLGSMQELKVGGSGRLDTFVAQANNIWTLRDLNVAVRRAGVTVNVATLDEDGEYGTLHASPDGTFAVASGYYGMALMNATTGKLIRKVTAKQLNVEDLHDALPTPDGKGIYVIPHEGNVFRYDVATGKQTLAFALPAGAEATEFQQSAGGTLAVVYVDDNDGRRVALLKPGATTAFKTLSFPDSVRALSFNPNGKQLAVLTGAAQNALQIFDTGTGALLTRTGQFNTSTGLLAWSQNGQQVMVGSGLLGKPGSVTVFNVK; from the coding sequence ATGAAAATCACTGCCCTGTTCCTGAGTGCCGCGCTGAGCCTCAGCACCGCCGCGTCCGCCCTGACCCTCACGCCCGCGCAGGTGTACACCGTGCCCGGCGCGGACACGCAGTTCGCGGCGTTCCTGCCGGGCGGGCGTGTGGCCGTGAACGCCGACAACGGCATCCTGATCCTGGACTCGAAGCTGCGCACCACCACCGGCTTCTACAGCCTGCAGGGCAGCATCGAGGGGCTGGCAGTCAGTCCGGACGGCACGCGCGTGGCCGCCATGAACACCCGTCAGTGGACGGTGTGGGACGTGGCGACCGGCCGTGAGGTGCGCAGCGGCGAGACCGCGTACGACGCTACCCTGGCCTTCGACGCGCAGGGGGCCCTGCTGATGCTGAACGACGGGACCCTGACCCGCCTGGACCTGGGCACCGGCCGGCGCAGTGACCTGATGGGCGGCGGTGACCTCTACTCGGTGGCCGTCTCGCCCGACGGCACGCGGGCCGCGCTGGCCTTCGAGGACCGCGTGCAGTTCATGACCCTCGCCGACCGGAAGGTGCTGGCCGAGTCCCCGCTGACCGAGGAACCCGGCGTGCTGGGAGCCAGTTTCAGCCCGGACGGGCAGGCGGTCGCCGTCCGGACCGGCAGCGAGGCCCTGGTCCTGCGCGCCGGTCAGGCGCAGGCCGTGAGCCTGGAAGGGGGCGAGGACCTCGACCCGCAGGAGGACTCGCTGCTGTTCCTGAGCGACACGGACCTGCTGGCCGTGTCGTACGGCGAGGCGCAGCGCATCGACCCGCAGACCGGTCGGGCCAGCGGCGAGCCCTTCATGCTCGACGCGGACGGCCCACTGGTCACCGGCCCCGGCGGGGAACTGCTGACCCTGGGCGGTCAGGTGGCCCTGCTGGACCCGCAGGACCTGGAAGCGCCCGCCACGCAGGCGAACATCCTGCCGTCCAGTAACGCCTGGACCGGCGCGTTCGTCGGGAACGTGCCGCACGCGGGTCTGGGACGGTTCCTGAACCTGGGGTCCATGCAGGAACTGAAGGTGGGCGGCAGCGGACGCCTGGACACCTTCGTGGCGCAGGCGAACAACATCTGGACGCTGCGCGACCTGAACGTGGCCGTGCGGCGCGCTGGCGTGACCGTGAACGTCGCCACCCTGGACGAGGACGGCGAGTACGGCACCCTGCACGCCTCGCCGGACGGCACGTTCGCCGTCGCCAGCGGGTACTACGGCATGGCCCTCATGAACGCCACGACCGGCAAGCTGATCCGCAAGGTCACGGCCAAGCAACTGAACGTCGAGGACCTTCACGACGCCCTGCCCACCCCCGACGGCAAGGGCATCTACGTGATTCCGCACGAAGGCAACGTGTTCCGTTACGACGTGGCCACCGGCAAGCAGACCCTGGCCTTCGCGCTGCCCGCCGGGGCCGAAGCGACCGAATTCCAGCAGAGTGCCGGAGGCACGCTGGCCGTGGTGTACGTGGACGACAACGATGGGCGGCGCGTGGCCCTGCTGAAACCCGGCGCGACCACCGCCTTCAAGACCCTGAGCTTCCCGGACAGCGTCCGCGCGCTGAGTTTCAACCCGAACGGCAAGCAACTGGCCGTCCTGACCGGCGCGGCGCAGAACGCCCTGCAGATCTTCGACACGGGCACCGGGGCCCTGTTGACCCGCACCGGTCAGTTCAACACGTCCACCGGGCTGCTGGCGTGGTCGCAGAACGGTCAGCAGGTGATGGTCGGCTCCGGCCTGCTGGGCAAACCCGGCAGCGTCACGGTCTTCAACGTGAAGTAA
- a CDS encoding glutamine--tRNA ligase/YqeY domain fusion protein has translation MTAPDSSPAAGDAAPRVAPNFITEIIERDLSAGKYPQVVTRFPPEPNGYAHLGHTFASFLDFQTAAQLGGRYHLRLDDTNPLGESQEFADAIIDDLRWLGWDWGEHLYYASDNFGRYYEYAEQLIRQGDAYVDSVSGDEMARLRGAANEVGTPSPYRDRTPDENLDLFRRMRAGEFPDGAHVLRAKIDLASTNMKLRDPVLYRILRAHHYRAGDAWCIYPMYDFQHPIQDALEGVTHSMCSLEFVDNRAIYDWLMERLGFEPRPHQYEFGRRSLEYTVVSKRKLRQLVQEGHVSGWDDPRMPTLRAQRRLGVTPQAVRAFASQIGVSRTNRTVDLAVYENAVRDDLNHHAPRVMAVTDPLRVILNGADGQPVPARTLDLPYWPHDVIRDSPDGLVGLPGGQRVPPEQATRPVTLSGDLFIEREDFNPQPPKGFKRLTPGGTVRLRGAGIIRADRFETDGSGQVTAVHATLLGEDARAGGVIHWVDAATAVPAEFRLYDRLFRVPNPEGANENDLAADLATELEPDFDPEQPGHEDAHHGNAATQEGRPAETGFLRFLNPDSLRVTRGFVEASVTGDPADTRYQFERQGYFWRDPVDSREGALVFGRIITLKDTWSREAPRETKAVPRQEGKQAGKQKPDAKLDAANATAPSPAPASLSPEQEAEATRLSARGVSDAEARTLARDPALLAFLAGATPDDTFAQVASWTANDLAPGLRAGEVRVQAADLAPLAAMLGARQVTTRVAREVLARAAQTGEAPAAIIERENLAGGLNPDELAAAIAQVMTANPDKVDAYRGGRTALLGFFTGQIMRATGGKADPATLNAALTAALKG, from the coding sequence ATGACGGCCCCCGACTCCTCTCCTGCCGCCGGTGACGCTGCGCCGCGCGTGGCCCCGAACTTCATTACCGAGATCATCGAGCGCGACCTGAGTGCCGGGAAGTACCCGCAGGTCGTGACCCGCTTTCCGCCCGAACCGAACGGGTACGCCCACCTGGGCCACACTTTCGCGTCGTTCCTGGATTTCCAGACGGCCGCGCAACTGGGCGGGCGCTACCACCTGCGACTGGACGACACCAACCCGCTGGGCGAATCGCAGGAGTTCGCGGACGCGATCATCGACGACCTGCGCTGGCTGGGCTGGGACTGGGGCGAGCACCTGTACTACGCCAGCGACAACTTCGGGCGGTACTACGAGTACGCCGAGCAGCTGATCCGCCAGGGCGACGCGTACGTGGACTCGGTCAGTGGGGACGAGATGGCCCGCCTGCGCGGCGCGGCGAACGAGGTCGGCACGCCCAGCCCCTACCGGGACCGCACGCCGGACGAGAACCTGGACCTGTTCCGCCGCATGCGTGCCGGGGAATTCCCGGACGGCGCGCACGTGCTGCGCGCGAAGATCGACCTGGCCAGCACGAACATGAAGCTGCGCGACCCGGTGCTGTACCGCATCCTGCGCGCCCACCACTACCGCGCCGGGGACGCGTGGTGCATCTACCCCATGTACGACTTCCAGCACCCGATTCAGGACGCGCTGGAGGGCGTGACACACTCCATGTGCAGCCTGGAGTTCGTGGACAACCGCGCCATCTACGACTGGCTGATGGAGCGGCTGGGCTTTGAGCCGCGCCCGCATCAGTACGAGTTCGGTCGGCGCAGCCTGGAGTACACGGTCGTCTCGAAGCGCAAGCTGCGCCAGCTGGTGCAGGAAGGACACGTGAGCGGCTGGGACGACCCGCGCATGCCGACCCTGCGCGCCCAGCGCCGCCTGGGCGTGACGCCACAGGCCGTGCGGGCCTTCGCCTCGCAGATCGGCGTGAGCCGCACCAACCGCACCGTGGACCTCGCCGTGTACGAGAACGCCGTGCGCGACGACCTGAACCACCACGCGCCGCGCGTGATGGCCGTCACGGACCCCCTGCGCGTGATCCTGAATGGTGCGGACGGCCAGCCCGTGCCGGCGCGCACGCTGGACCTGCCGTACTGGCCGCACGACGTGATCCGCGACTCGCCGGACGGACTGGTGGGCCTGCCCGGCGGACAGCGCGTCCCGCCCGAGCAGGCCACGCGTCCCGTGACCCTCAGCGGCGACCTGTTCATTGAGCGCGAGGACTTCAACCCGCAGCCGCCAAAAGGCTTCAAGCGCCTGACGCCGGGCGGCACGGTCCGGCTGCGCGGCGCCGGGATCATCCGCGCCGACCGTTTCGAGACGGACGGCAGCGGGCAGGTCACGGCCGTGCACGCCACGCTGCTGGGCGAGGACGCCCGCGCGGGCGGCGTGATCCACTGGGTGGACGCCGCGACCGCCGTGCCCGCCGAGTTCCGCCTGTACGACCGCCTGTTCCGCGTGCCAAACCCCGAGGGAGCCAACGAGAACGACCTCGCCGCCGACCTTGCCACCGAACTGGAACCGGACTTCGACCCGGAACAGCCCGGCCACGAGGACGCCCACCACGGGAACGCCGCCACCCAGGAAGGTCGGCCGGCCGAGACGGGCTTCCTGCGCTTCCTGAACCCCGACAGTCTGCGCGTCACGCGCGGGTTCGTGGAGGCCAGCGTGACCGGCGACCCGGCGGACACCCGCTACCAGTTCGAGCGGCAGGGGTACTTCTGGCGTGACCCGGTCGATAGTCGCGAGGGCGCGCTGGTGTTCGGGCGGATCATCACCCTGAAAGACACCTGGAGCCGCGAGGCCCCCAGAGAGACGAAAGCGGTCCCCAGGCAGGAGGGGAAGCAGGCCGGAAAACAGAAACCGGACGCGAAGCTGGACGCCGCGAACGCCACCGCTCCCAGCCCCGCGCCCGCCAGCCTGAGCCCGGAGCAGGAGGCCGAGGCCACCCGCCTGAGCGCACGCGGCGTGTCGGACGCCGAGGCCCGCACCCTGGCGCGCGACCCGGCCCTGCTGGCCTTCCTGGCCGGGGCCACGCCGGACGACACCTTCGCGCAGGTGGCCTCCTGGACCGCCAATGACCTCGCGCCGGGCCTGCGTGCCGGTGAGGTGCGGGTGCAGGCGGCCGATCTGGCGCCGCTGGCCGCGATGCTGGGCGCGCGTCAGGTCACGACCCGCGTGGCGCGGGAAGTGCTGGCCCGTGCCGCGCAGACCGGAGAGGCCCCCGCCGCCATCATCGAACGCGAGAACCTCGCCGGGGGCCTGAACCCGGACGAACTGGCCGCCGCCATCGCGCAGGTCATGACCGCCAACCCCGACAAGGTGGACGCCTACCGGGGCGGGCGTACGGCGCTGCTGGGCTTCTTCACCGGGCAGATCATGCGCGCCACGGGCGGCAAGGCCGACCCGGCCACCCTGAACGCCGCCCTGACCGCCGCCCTGAAGGGTTGA
- a CDS encoding GNAT family N-acetyltransferase: protein MTRPTFQLRHVTDPGDPAIAAFGRVQEASYYAPDMLIPPEVFGHLITRRDPVREDRLLVAQTADGEVLGGTLYALLPLPGDVRGAVFNSFMAVTRAARGLGVGRALHRATLDGARQAGLRGVFADSVHPSRQDAADRAAEAATGVDPAARRAALHALGLRTVDLPYWQPVGGPDGGPLTDLDLLYHPLDPDEMNPDEMSPDEMSPDDRSVPLALVTGVLRAYWTGWLGGERAQAEAQALAGRAGNAERVELLAGTDTPAYWAGSAPR, encoded by the coding sequence ATGACCCGACCCACCTTCCAGCTGCGGCACGTGACCGACCCCGGCGACCCGGCCATTGCCGCGTTCGGGCGCGTGCAGGAGGCCAGTTACTACGCGCCGGACATGCTGATCCCCCCGGAGGTCTTCGGACACCTCATCACGCGCCGCGACCCCGTCCGCGAGGACCGCCTGCTGGTCGCGCAGACAGCGGATGGCGAGGTGCTGGGCGGCACGCTGTACGCGCTGCTGCCCCTGCCGGGCGACGTGCGCGGCGCGGTGTTCAACTCGTTCATGGCAGTCACGCGGGCCGCGCGTGGCCTGGGCGTGGGCCGCGCCCTGCACCGCGCCACCCTGGACGGTGCCCGGCAGGCGGGTCTGCGCGGCGTGTTCGCCGACAGCGTGCACCCCTCCCGGCAGGACGCCGCCGACCGGGCCGCCGAGGCCGCGACCGGCGTGGACCCGGCGGCCCGGCGCGCGGCCCTGCACGCGCTGGGCCTGCGCACCGTGGATCTCCCGTACTGGCAGCCGGTGGGCGGCCCTGACGGCGGCCCGCTGACCGACCTGGACCTGCTGTACCACCCGCTGGACCCGGACGAGATGAACCCAGACGAGATGAGCCCAGACGAGATGAGCCCGGACGACCGGAGCGTGCCGCTGGCGCTGGTGACCGGCGTGCTGCGCGCCTACTGGACCGGCTGGCTGGGGGGGGAGCGGGCGCAGGCGGAAGCTCAGGCTCTGGCGGGCCGCGCCGGGAATGCGGAACGGGTGGAGCTGCTGGCGGGCACGGACACCCCGGCGTACTGGGCGGGCTCAGCGCCGCGCTGA
- a CDS encoding multidrug DMT transporter, whose amino-acid sequence MDTLKKAGAMLAHLDLFHHMLDLRGLLQLAAHMEERGDRVTLISPQTITLIGADMHSDPTVTTSKHATIEAPTAYRVLHALKGHDAPEYAVTREELGALNARAVADLEASDALRAFETTLTRIAAAPGTPAAAPTPSPAAGSATSPAAASAAQATPGDTERPSRGRRTPDADPAPGARPTSDQPAA is encoded by the coding sequence ATGGACACCCTGAAAAAAGCCGGAGCCATGCTGGCCCACCTCGACCTGTTCCACCACATGCTCGACCTGCGCGGCCTGCTGCAACTCGCCGCGCACATGGAGGAACGCGGCGACCGCGTCACGCTGATCAGCCCGCAGACCATCACCCTGATCGGCGCGGACATGCACAGCGACCCCACTGTCACCACCAGCAAGCACGCGACCATCGAGGCCCCCACCGCCTACCGAGTCCTGCACGCCCTGAAAGGCCACGACGCCCCCGAGTACGCCGTAACCCGCGAGGAACTCGGCGCGCTGAACGCCCGCGCCGTCGCGGACCTGGAAGCCAGCGACGCCCTGCGTGCCTTCGAGACCACCCTGACCCGCATCGCCGCCGCGCCCGGCACCCCGGCAGCGGCCCCCACCCCCAGCCCAGCCGCCGGTTCCGCCACCAGTCCCGCTGCCGCCAGCGCCGCCCAGGCCACCCCCGGCGACACCGAACGTCCCAGCCGGGGCCGCCGCACCCCGGACGCCGACCCGGCCCCGGGCGCCCGGCCTACCTCTGACCAGCCCGCCGCGTAA
- a CDS encoding S1C family serine protease, with the protein MNDSPAPRRSATPARRSALPGRALLGALLALPLWASPVAAQTAAPAPSVTERRASTPQPAPLTAAEETRLQALFQKARPATLRIEQCAPTRCDNPDGVGSAVLISADGLALTAYHVVKGAQNLSAQTLDRKRYAVEVVGYNDQDDLALLRVKVPAGTPFLPLATGAPGVGNITLAIGNGEGAFLRPKTGRLTALDADAGRADYPPGTLELSAPVVPGDSGGPVLNATGQVTGIVSYIRLEGRRSRAYAVPVTTTDPRLTALKAGEKRDAPVIGISLGGPFGNLFFLPERGFSELSRVLKLGDTPGAFFTGVSRGSPAEKAGLQPLQLDGNDERISGDIVTAVNGKRIVNFSEFQYAVRAFRPGDTVTLTVLRAGKTLQVPVTLTGRSQVRN; encoded by the coding sequence ATGAACGACAGTCCAGCTCCGCGCAGGTCCGCCACGCCCGCCCGCCGCTCCGCACTGCCGGGCCGGGCCCTTCTGGGAGCCCTGCTGGCGCTGCCGCTGTGGGCCTCTCCGGTGGCCGCGCAGACGGCTGCGCCCGCACCCAGCGTCACGGAACGCCGCGCCAGCACGCCGCAACCGGCCCCGCTGACAGCAGCGGAGGAAACGCGCTTGCAGGCGCTGTTCCAGAAGGCGCGGCCCGCCACACTGCGGATCGAGCAGTGCGCGCCGACCCGCTGCGACAACCCGGACGGCGTGGGGTCGGCGGTGCTGATCTCGGCGGACGGGCTGGCGCTGACGGCGTACCACGTGGTGAAGGGCGCGCAGAACCTGAGCGCGCAGACACTGGACCGCAAACGCTACGCGGTGGAGGTGGTCGGGTACAACGATCAGGACGATCTGGCGCTGCTGCGCGTGAAGGTGCCGGCCGGGACGCCGTTCCTGCCGCTGGCGACCGGCGCGCCCGGCGTGGGGAACATCACGCTGGCGATCGGAAACGGTGAGGGGGCGTTCCTGCGGCCCAAGACCGGGCGCCTGACCGCCCTGGACGCCGACGCGGGCCGCGCGGATTACCCGCCGGGCACGCTGGAACTGAGTGCGCCGGTCGTGCCGGGCGACAGCGGCGGCCCGGTGCTGAACGCGACCGGGCAGGTGACGGGCATCGTGAGTTACATCCGGCTGGAGGGTCGGCGCAGCCGGGCATACGCGGTGCCGGTGACGACGACGGACCCGCGCCTGACGGCCCTGAAAGCCGGTGAGAAGCGCGACGCGCCGGTGATCGGGATCTCGCTGGGCGGGCCGTTCGGGAATCTGTTCTTTCTGCCCGAGCGGGGCTTCAGCGAGCTGAGCCGCGTGCTGAAACTGGGCGACACGCCGGGCGCGTTCTTCACGGGGGTGTCGCGCGGCAGTCCGGCCGAGAAGGCGGGGTTGCAGCCGCTGCAACTGGACGGGAACGACGAGCGGATATCGGGGGACATCGTGACGGCCGTGAACGGAAAGCGGATCGTGAACTTCAGCGAGTTCCAGTACGCGGTGCGGGCGTTCCGGCCGGGCGATACGGTGACGCTGACGGTGTTGCGCGCCGGGAAGACGCTCCAGGTGCCGGTGACGCTGACCGGGCGCAGTCAGGTCAGAAATTAA
- a CDS encoding gamma-glutamylcyclotransferase family protein, with the protein MSIPPDLTAVFVYGTLMPGERNAHVARQGGPFTAQEAALSGYDLLHLHPEGYPALRPSAAPPGTQAPVRGYLLTYTPQAWEAALPFLDHLEGLHEQPPLYRREQVTVTTVPGGQPRHAWVYVYARADRLSGAQWLPGGDWRVTLARDQPGSDER; encoded by the coding sequence ATGTCCATCCCGCCTGACCTGACGGCCGTGTTCGTGTATGGCACCCTGATGCCCGGCGAACGCAACGCCCACGTGGCCCGGCAGGGCGGCCCCTTCACCGCGCAGGAGGCGGCCCTGAGCGGGTACGACCTGCTGCACCTGCACCCGGAAGGGTACCCGGCCCTGCGGCCCAGCGCCGCGCCGCCCGGCACGCAGGCCCCGGTGCGCGGCTACCTGCTGACCTACACCCCGCAGGCCTGGGAGGCCGCGCTGCCCTTCCTGGACCACCTCGAAGGCCTGCACGAGCAGCCGCCCCTATACAGGCGCGAGCAGGTCACGGTGACGACCGTGCCGGGCGGCCAGCCGCGCCACGCCTGGGTGTACGTGTACGCCCGCGCGGACCGCCTGTCCGGCGCGCAGTGGTTGCCCGGCGGAGACTGGCGCGTGACCCTGGCCCGCGACCAGCCCGGCAGTGACGAACGCTGA
- the rpsO gene encoding 30S ribosomal protein S15 gives MIDKKATVQTHAKHEKDTGSTAVQIALLTARINNLSVHLTANKKDKHGQRGLQLMNGQRRRLLKYLERTNYDGYIALTDQLKIRRGQRIVR, from the coding sequence ATGATCGACAAGAAAGCGACCGTCCAGACCCACGCCAAGCACGAGAAAGACACCGGCAGCACCGCCGTGCAGATCGCCCTGCTGACCGCCCGCATCAACAACCTGTCGGTGCACCTGACCGCCAACAAGAAAGACAAGCACGGCCAGCGCGGCCTGCAGCTGATGAACGGCCAGCGCCGCCGCCTGCTGAAGTACCTGGAGCGCACCAACTACGACGGGTACATCGCCCTGACGGATCAGCTGAAGATCCGCCGTGGCCAGCGCATCGTCCGCTAA
- a CDS encoding carbonic anhydrase, with protein sequence MDDPAAQPAADLERRILDAIRRGASMEDIADIKESDAANPDAAIQALKDGNARFFSGRATRPEVSANERRAQIMGQTPYAAILACSDSRVPVELVFDQGLGQLFVVRVAGNVVGEAGLGTLEYAIRHLDVHLVVVMGHEACGAVAAALLPEERVAQEPENLQALIRRIQPSVQNMPPIRDKKARMREAVLNNVRYQVSILREQAVIQEAEEAGQIRVIGAYYEIGSGAVDFLIDEEDLRP encoded by the coding sequence ATGGATGATCCCGCTGCCCAGCCTGCTGCCGACCTCGAACGCCGCATCCTGGACGCCATCCGCCGCGGCGCCAGCATGGAAGACATCGCCGACATCAAGGAATCCGACGCCGCCAACCCGGACGCCGCCATCCAGGCCCTGAAGGACGGCAACGCCCGCTTCTTCAGTGGCCGGGCCACCCGACCGGAAGTCAGCGCCAACGAACGCCGCGCGCAGATCATGGGGCAGACGCCCTACGCTGCAATCCTGGCGTGCAGCGACAGCCGCGTGCCGGTCGAACTGGTGTTCGATCAGGGGCTGGGGCAACTGTTCGTGGTGCGCGTCGCCGGGAACGTCGTCGGCGAGGCCGGCCTGGGCACCCTGGAGTACGCCATCCGTCACCTCGACGTGCACCTGGTCGTCGTCATGGGTCACGAGGCCTGCGGGGCCGTGGCCGCCGCGCTGCTGCCCGAGGAGCGGGTCGCGCAGGAACCCGAGAACCTCCAGGCGCTGATCCGCCGCATTCAGCCCAGCGTGCAGAACATGCCGCCCATCCGTGACAAGAAAGCCCGCATGCGGGAGGCCGTGCTGAACAACGTCCGGTATCAGGTGAGCATCCTGCGCGAGCAGGCCGTCATTCAGGAGGCCGAGGAGGCCGGGCAGATCCGCGTGATCGGCGCGTACTACGAGATCGGCAGCGGCGCCGTGGACTTCCTGATCGACGAGGAAGACCTGCGGCCCTGA